The nucleotide window attattgttTCTATTTTCACTCTAAGAGGACTAGTTATTAGCTCTAAAACAATTTCTTCAGTAATATTAACTTTAAGCACAAAGCTCATAATATAAATAGCTATATATGACAACCTCACATGATTTTAGAGTGTGTGCATAATACCAAATAAGTATGATTacattcttcattaattatattttcaaagaatacttatttgatgtcataaaatctttataattctttctataattttggtcaaacttgagatgctttaactcttcaaaaaaaattataattaaatgacttataatttgagatgAAGGGAGTAGTATCTGCGCCTACCTAGTATAATTTGGTAGTACCTCTTATAACTTTGGATATAGAGATTTCTGATATGTACAAGGATAGTAAAAGTAGTCTACTGAATTCTTGGTGTAATTTACATTTATGTTAAAAAATTACtctctctattttaaattatagtTCTTTCTGGGTTTTTTAGATTATtatttttgctatacacctaataTAGATTATATcgaaatatatataataaaagtatggcagaaccgtccgaaatagcacgcttacagaggtgcttgtcttccaccagacactaagcactccaaaagcaagctatagcgggcagtatccgtcgggcacaccccaaagaagaacccgaaagatccacattttttccaaggatccaataatgagaatgagttacaatacttattcatttcatacatcagagtttcttaaaagtacattattacaacacCAAATATcaaagtgcggaatgataaacaacagaatttaaaataaacatctagcgataagaacgaggatccgtctgagcgcACAAGAAGAATCCTCCAAACaagggtacttctcatgcatcacctgcaaaaggggtaaataaaccctgagtacacaatgtactcgcaagacttatccgactagtgggaataatttcccgactccaaaaaatatgataagctttatgattTGCTAATTTCTTTTAGCAGAACGTAATACTAAAAGTGAGtcattatttatgttattattatcagctgtattaagttattatctatcccgtctatataagcacatgttctacttttaagcaagagttgagcaaccagttccatttcttctcctttcaactttcagttcttactacggtgctaaacacgagacaagcggtaccggatcgcccggcgattcgtgaatcaatatgcccaactgggtgccccaaaaacacacgcctcgcttgtacccccaggcacaagcaggactaacccattgcCCTCCTGtcttgggtgtccaggtccccatccaaacttagactccaagcccccactcctgagtgccggactcagtgcggtgcaaggacctccaccatcctgtctcccatcagtcggtccggaaagagccggatccacgataagagagcaacaagtcttccctgcgcctatacccaagtatgcgttcgggacaataaatctgtgacttacccacgatgccttatgcaatgaccggtccttaatcgactcagacagagaaaaagtataactgagctatgccctgttggccgcaggacacaaccctttacacccaccaatacccaaaccatatccctgcccggtcaccatttacctttactattttatcatgagtgatcatgtttatcacctacttgtgagtaacggtaggttactcacgctaccgatttCTTGAGcacagcagctactcgacctatactagtaggactcataggtagatatatttatgcatgtagtttctataagatgcctataacgtaaatgcacatcatagatatatattcaatgatcatttaaaataggggttatacaccggggcttgccttgggcaggcgatgggtcagTAATGTCAGCACCAagaggctccggggctccctcctgcatgagggtCTCcgcctcatactcctcaatcacctcatcgtactccaGTTCGTCGACGGGCACGGACtcaaccaactcgtgatctacatgcatgacatgatgatgcaatacttagtaatatagcaacagcagctcttaaaacaaaagtacatctgtctaactactaagctagtgctaccgaccacggtACTAAGCTATCTCTTGTTACCGACAACAAGTTTGAagtatgacattcattattattatagcaactacaagtATTCTTACTCATAATGCTattttacgctatatatgataaagcaaggataatggctactctatttatcatcttactctagggctacaaaatttacagcaagtacatattAATCTAGTatgcctactgtaaaattttcatagccataTCTCTCACcaatctaccataaaaattcctacaattattaatctacataatactaagctctctagtttggaTTTATGAGCCCATTACCATCATAgttaactataaactaactacactaacagatagatgacatttttgtgaacctaacaaacttagtttcactatttttggatatctacaagatttactataatttatccaAGTTCAGCTAGaaactatattgaataaacatttacaaTCTCCTGGAAATTGGAAAACACAATCCACAGCGCGGCCCAACCCGCACGCGGCTTGGCCCAGCAAGGCAGGGTGCACGCGAGTGGCAAGGCGGGCGGGGGCACGCGCGAGCGGCCCAGCAAGCGGCAAGCGTGGCCTAGCAGGCGGGCGCAGACACGAGCGCGGCCCAGCACGACAGTGGACCAAGCGCGGTGTGGGCAGGTTGGCTCACGGCGGGGGCGCGGGCGCTAGCGCGGCCCAGCGGAAGCGTAGGCCCTAGGCGTATTTCTAATGTATTCATGGATTTATTTTTCTACAAGAAAACGGCCCTATAACATGTGTGACGCAGGGATGATGCCAACAAGCTAGGAGCAACAATACGCACCGCCGGCTGCTCTGCTTGCTCTGCTCGCCTGCTCGAGTGAGGTTCTGGTTCACGTTGGCCGCTGAGAGGACATCCCCGGTGATCTGCAGCACCGTCAAGGAGAGGAAACCGCCATGCCCGATTGAAACAAACGAGCAAGGAGCAGGGCCCTAGCCGAGAACTCTGTCTTGCTGGCCATGGTAGCCCGTCGAGggaaaattctccccattacctcACCGTAGGAAGTAAACCCATCAAGATGACTCCAATAGGAAGCTAACCACTCTAGCTATTTAGGcgcatggtgaattggaaagggaTGGACTGCACCTCGGCCAATTTGGTGAGCGACGGTGTTCGGCTAAATGGATTCGATGGTGGGGAAAACTCCACTGAGGTCGTCGATAGCGTATGACTGCAACAGCAGCGGGCTTTGCATGACGTAGGACATCATCGTGACCCTCAGACGTGCGCACAAGTTCGGCATTCCGGTGCGCGATCGAAGCTTCGCGACACGACGACTGTGAAATAGGGAAGTTAGGCTCGACGCTGAGCGTGGCAGCGGACACGGTCATGAAGGCGTAGTGAGGCAGTCGTCCCATGCGCCTACAGCTGCGCTGCGTCAATGGGAGCAGTGAAGGTCGTGCAGGAGGTGCGCATGAGCGCTCGGGAGAGTGGCGACATTGGTTCGGACGAGCCAAACACGCAAGCAGACGCGGTGGCGGCAGTGATGCAGACAAATGTGATGGAGGAGGCAGCATCCAGGTCTGATGGACCCTAGTGCGCGCGTGTGTGCATGTGAGTCGAAAGGCCGGTGCGCAACAACAGAGCGGACCGAGCGACAGTAATGGCCGAACGGCCAGCGAGCCCAGTGGCGGAGCATGGAGCCAAAGAAAATAGGGGCCAGTCAAGCTGCAAGCGTACAACTTTGAGAGTATTAGCTTACATCTAGCATAACCAACTGATGTAGGCTTAGACGTTTTACAGTGGATGCATGTTAACTTTCCTACTTCTAGGCGTCAGTCACAGAGCTGATTCAGAGTTGTAGTGGCCAGAGTGTGGATGAAGGGGGGGGGGCAGTGCCCAGCTTTGCCTCCATTGGCCTCCGCCAGTGAGCGAGCGGCAACGTCGGGTGGGTAGCGCATCTGGACGCGTGCGACGTGCATGAGCGCGTACCAAGGCGCAGCAGTGGGGACGTGGCCGGTGCGGTAGCGTGCGCTGGGTAGGCTAGTAGTGGTGCCAGGCCGAGCATAGGTGGTGACCACGCCCGGAGAAGGACAATGTGTCGTGCACACTTTTTAAAGTGGCTCAAAAACTCAAACCCGATGCTCCAAATGCCAAACCAATTGTTCTATGCTCCAGAGGGTTTATAGGGCTATCAAACTAATCTAAAACACCTCTCCACTTCTTAAGTCGATCCTCTCCTAAAAATGTCTAAACTATGCCTCGCCGACCCACCCTTcgacttaagaaacaactaagtcCTTCATTCAGATTCGCGTCACTTTCGGTTTCCAAGCTGCCCACTAAGCTAGCTAGTGACTCTCGATCCTGACCGCGAGTAATTCTTCGTCTAAGCGATACAACGtgacctaccatgaaacattcagtTCACgtttcaaatgaacgtttcaaTTTTCAAAAATTGATTTATACCCTAGATTACACACATTCACATACAAGTAAGATGCTCATGCAGAGTTTTTGCAAAaatagtacaatgtaacaccgagggtgttacaaatctacccccctaaaacaaaatctcgacccgagatttcgtgTGCCTAGTTTGAGAAAGAGATAGAAAATACATTTTTGGCGTAGCAACTAACTGTCCGAACCggcgagaaggtgggggtaatgctgcaataggtaactctcttgttcccaggtggcttcatcctctgaatggttttgccactgcaccttgtagaactttaccactctattcctggtcactctttctttctcatctaagattttgataggatgctcaacataagtcaaatctggctggaggggaagcccttcaatttccatagcttcgtTCGGAACCCGCAAACATCTCTTCAAttgtgatacatgaaacacattgtgtactgcagataaaatatctagaagctggagatgataagcaactaggccacactgctccaacacctgataaggacccacatatcaaggggctagcttgccatggataccaaatcgatgcacccctctcataggagacaccttgagatacacataatctccagctgcaaactccaagggccttcttcgcttatcGGCAGAAGCCTTCTATCAGCTTTAAGCTGCTTTCAAGTGACTTCAAATAATACTCACTCAatctcgagcctctttgatgaactcaggcccaaagtacccacggtctcccacttcaactcagttgagtggtgtcctacactttcttccgtatagagcttcaaatggtgccatgcgaatgctttcttgatagctattattgtaagaaaattcagccaACTTCAGGCATTCATTCTACTTCtctggaaaagaaatggcacaagctctcaacatgtctttgagcacctggttcaccctttctgtttggccatcAGTCTAGGGGTGATAAGCTAAACTACGGAGGAGACTAGTCccaagacactcctagagttgctcccaaaagcgagagacaaaactgatcccctatcagagatgatagtcaggggaactccgtgtagggtcacaattCGATCAAAGTATATCTCCGCATACTTCCTGGCTGTATATGAAAtcttcaccaaaataaaatgagcagacttggtgagGCGGTCCACACTGACCCAGATAGAGTTATAACCATTggttgtgcggggtaaacccctaatgaaatccatggaaatatctttccATTTCCACACAGGAATGGGCaaaggctgcaaatatcctagagtatgcatatgatctgccttaactctaccacaagtgtcacactccgtgATGtaccgggtgatgtcctgcttcatgttagaccaccaaCACAAGTGGCAAAGATCATGATACATCATGTTGCTGCTAGGATGAATAGACAGCTTTGAATggtgggcttcattcaaaatcttcctttttagctcttcattggatggaaccaccagcctatccctgtatctcaccactccatgcccatcaacactaaagtgagggccacgccctttaGCCATCAATTTTCTAATGTGGAGAatttcttcggggtcttccttttgctcccaaataatctgctccagcaattctaaggtcaatgcaatgtgagccaacactTCAGTATGGTCGAGAGCCAAAGTTGTTTCCTCAACCTAatgtgactttcggctcaaagcattGGCCACTatattggcctttcctgggtgataatggacttctaagttataatcctttatcaattcttaccatctcctctgcctcatgtttagctcagactaggtgaaaatatacttgaggctcttgtgatcagtgaaaatatgtactttgttACCCAACAGAtggtgcctccaaatcttcagagagtggactacaacagccagctctaagtcatgagtggggtaattcacctcgtgcttcttcagttggcgcaaagcataagctatcacacgcccatcttgcataagcacacaccccaaccctgtttttgaggcatcacagtatacatcaaagggcctatcaatatctggttgggccaacacaggagcaatGGTTAGAAAAGTCTTCAGAGTTTGGAAgacttcttcacaagctgggcttcaatcaaacttagcttcttttttggagtagcttggtcattggttgggctatcttggagaaatcaggaatgaaacaccgatagtatcctgctagaccaaggaactgatgaatctggtgCATAGACTTCAGAGACTTtcaatctaatacatcttgcaccttgctgggatctactgatacgccgtcaggtgtcaacacatgccctcaAAACTATActtgatctaaccaaaattcacacttgctgaatttagcatacagcttgtgctctCTTAGTCGAgctagtactatccgaaggtgtgggccatgctcttcatcattcttggaatagattaggatgtcatcaatgaaaactaccataaacttatctagctccagcatgaaaactaaattcatcaggtacatgaagaaggcaggagcattggtaagaccaaaagacatcactaggtactcatacaacccatacctagtagagaaagctatctttggtatatcatgtggcctgatcttgatctgatgatagcctaatcagagatcaatctttgagaacaccttggcaccggcCAGCTGGTCGAATAAAGTATCTatacggggcaaaggatacttgttcttaactgttaccacattaagggggtgataatccacacacatctgtagagtaccatccttcttcttcacgaaaatagtcaagcaaccccatggtgaagaactaggatggatgaaacctttgtccatcaactcttccagctgcttcttcatttctgctagttcccttagagccatgcggtacgggcatATGGAGATACaggcagtaccaggctctagctcaatggagaattctacctctctatccggtggcaacctaggaagatcttcagggaaaacatctgagaactcacatactaccggaatggaggtaagaccaggagaggcttcagcatgggcagcaataaGTAAGACTTGATTtaagggtacaataagagacatcctctcctcagaagaaggaagtcgtaactccacacttctcctcttcATATCCAAGACTACCTcatacacccacaaccagttcattccaagaatagcatcaatgccttgcccaggcattaccatAAACTATAGGTGGTAAatatgggtggctaataccaaacttactgtatctgtgcgggtattgatgaacaattATGAACCCACCATATGAATCTTATAGGCATAAGACATAGCCATAAGTGATAAATTGTGccactctacaaaccccatgctcataaaggaatgtgatgcaccagaattgaacaacacataagctggatgggagtcgatggtaaacataccagccatcactagATCTTGCTACAAAATCTATTTAACATCTGTGAAATGCAGCTAGCCAGATCtactgggcactttcttcttgattatggtcctcTTGACAAGCCTGGAGTTTGCTGACGGTTGAGTAGACTGAGCTGGCTGGTTTTGGGGATAagctcgggcatagtggccatctttgccacacttcaAGCAAGCACCTAGCTTGTTCTCAAACCCttaacgaggtgggacctgctatcaCTAAGACtactggggctgcacctgctgcggGGGTGCACAGTACTATATGGAGGAAGTTTGGGAAGTTTGCTGGGGCTACTAGAACGAAGGCCCGCCTAATGACCGATAGGGCCCCCGTCGAACAACATGTAtctgagggtggctagaagatcCCATAGCCActcgcttcctcttccactcagCCTGGGACTCCCACTGAAAACCCTTcatggcaatggcggcgttcatcagtgcCCCGAAGGTCTGATAGTTTACCATGTATAGCTTTTCCTAAAGGATGGGAGAGAGACCATGAAAGAAgtggtccttcttcttgtcatcagtgtccacatgaatgccagcatactaggccaagtgattgaacttattcacatagtcAATCACTGTCATGCTCCCCTAGCGTAGCTCCAGGAACTCAGTCACCTTTCGGTTGATGACACTAGCAAGGATAAAGAACTCTCTGAATGCGgtggtgaactcctgctaggttgCCGAATGATTAGGCTACACCATGGCATAGAAGGTGTCCCACCATGCGCTTGCGGACCCTAGAAGCTATTGCGCTGCAAAGCGTACCTTCTGCTCGTCGGCCACGTTGAGCAACataaacttctgctctagaatgtgAAGCTAGTGCTTTGCATCTAGGGGCTCATTAGACggggtgaaggtgggtgggtgagtcttgaggaagtcctggtaagaggatggtccctcatggcaaaacctaccaaggtaaaatatgatgtgagtgatgatgatgaatgtgaaagtgatgcttgtaggagtgatgatgatgatgaggagtactccaaggaggagctcatggacatgtgtgagcaagtgcatacttgctttgagatgaagagaaaggagtgcaagaaattgaacaagaaagtcaaatttcttgagcaatcccttgatgagctcaatgccactcatgagaggctaatggaagtccatgagaagcttggcaaagctcactctaagcttgagaaagctcactcctctctcatcgagcaagtcaaagaggaagccaagaaggagcaagtgattatatcttgtgatgtgggactaacatgtgatcttattgatgaaactttttataagcccattgtagttgctcccactaacacttcttgtagcactactacttctacttcacctttgagtgatggtctcacttgtgatgcctcactaatggtggaaaatgagactctcaagaaggaggtgaatgagctcactcatgccttaggcaatgcctatggtggagatgcccgcttgctaaagtgcttggatagccaaaggttttctctcaacaaagagggattaggctatacccctaagaaagatAAGGTGACCTTTGTCACTCCtaaagttaactttgtgaagggcaatggttggttttgcaatagatgcaagcaagttgggcatgtagagcaatattgcaagattaacaagaacaagctacctattgtatcctcaattaaattttattcttgttacatgcttgttaagggtgctaatggtgtgaaggctaagttcattggtacaccaattgtaggcccaaagaagaaggccatttgggtaccaaagaccatgGTAactggccattttgcattgacatagcaaccatgtgagcttagccaaagccctcccactcatctccatcatcgtttcatcattattgtgagattgggagagaatccaattgcattgcttgagtgattacatctagaggcacttggtgttcgtgttttgctatgggattcacttgttgctcttggtggttgccaccacctagacagcttgatgcagcggaggaggattggcacgagtcagtgattgttcatggccatctccgatgattgtgaggggatttgtacctcctcggcggagcgccaaaaggtaactctagtggattgctcgtgtcattgagttacctcacttgtgggtaggttcttgcggtgtccaattgtgtggacgaggttcgtgcaacacctcttagctgccgaaccaccaagtgttggtcgacacaacggggacaagcgtgccggcaagcacatgaacctcgggagaaaaattggttgtctcttaccctttggtattctcccggtgattgatttagtattcatcttgtgattggttcacttctctacatggcggtataatcaccctactcactcatttatattcttacaaactagttgtggcaagctctttagtgtaattagaattgagagcttgctttgttattttaagtttatctagtggagctctttagagtaacaagattgagagctcttagtgagtagtaacattacaagttgtgtgcctagtaatcattgcaactagaattgttggataggtggcttgcaacctttgtagagctagagcaagtttgcattttgctatttgtcatactaatcaaattgctctagttgatttgtagattcttaaataggctattcacccccctctagccatatttgaACCTTTCACCAGTGAGCGCAGTGGCAGAGCATGGAGCCAAACAAAATAGGGGCCAGTCAAGCTACAAGCGTACAACTTTGAGAGTATTAGCTTACATCTAGCATAATCGACTGATGTAGGCTTAGACATTTTACAGTGGATGCATGTTAACTTTCCTACTTCTAGGCGTCAGTCACAGAGCTGATTTAGAGTTGCAGTGGCCAGAGTGTGGATGAAGGGGGGCAGTGCCCAGCTTCGCCTCCACTGGCCTCCGCTAGTGAGCGAGCGATGACCTCGGGTGGGTAGCGCGTCTGGACGCGTGCGGTGTGCGTGAGCGCGTACCAAGGCGCAGCAGTGGGGACATGGCCGATGCGGCAGCGTGCGCTGGGTAGGCCAGTAGCAGTGCCAGGCCGAGCAGAGGTGGTGACCATGCCCGGAGATGGACAATgtgtcgtgcacgctttttaaagtggcTCAAAAACTTGAACCCGAtgctccaaacgccaaaccaattGTTCTATGCTCCATAGGGTATATAGGGCTATCAAACTAACCTAAAACACCTCGCCACTTCTTAAGTCGATCCTCTCCTAAAAATGTTCGAACTATGCCTCATCGACACACCCTCCGACTTAAGAAACGACTAAGTCCTTCGTTCAGATTCGTGTCACTTTTGGTTTCCAAGCTGCCCACTAAGCTAGCTAGTGACTCTCGATCCCGACCGCGAGTAATTCCCCATCTAAGCGATACAACAtgacctaccatgaaacattcggTTCACgtttcaaatgaacgtttcaaTTTTCAAAAATTGATTTATACCCTAGATTACACACATTCACATACAAGTAAGATGCTCATGTAGAGTTTTAGCAAaaacagtacaatgtaacaccgagggtgttacaaaaagCTATGCATTTTAAAAAGTAAGAACGGCATATAATTTGAAATTGAGGAAATAGATTAATTGGCACCAATATTTTTGAAGCCATAAGCTTTAAAAATCATTAATAATAATCTGATGCACGGCAAGCTTATAATTCAATAGTGGCATTTGATAAATAAAGATAGCATACAGGGTCGAAAGTTAAAAGAAAAGCATCGCAGGAGGGTTGGTCCGTCCTAGCTTTGACGGTAGAGTTTCACCGCTTTTATTGGCCTTTAAGGTGCTCTTGCCCATCTCCTTTCACTCAATTCAATCGCTTATATCATCATATAATACCGGAGAGCTGGTTAGAGATATTTTAGTTCTATCTTTCTTTCATATTGTTGATTTATATTTTAGTTTTATTTTCTACTTTCTCTGTCCCAGAATAATATATAAGAGTATTTTAATTCAGGATTGCTATCTGTTGCCCGTGTGTTTGTTTTGTTGGCAGCACACGAATTTTTGTCGCGTTCATCTAGCGATGGAGGGCTAGGAGCGCTGGTTTTGGTTGAGAGTGAGGTGCCCTTTCGTTGTTTGGTTGATGCATGGGTCCCACTGCTACTGTTTGTATTTTGGAAGTCGCGCCGGGTATCCGATGGGTCACGTGGCTCCCCCATTTCTCTCGCTCACATCCCCATTTCTCTCGTTCACATCGCCGGCTAGCCGAGGGGTCGTGTCCCATTGCTCTCGCTCACATCGCGGCGACGGCAACCCTCTCCCTCCCGGCACGGTGACCAGGCAATGTATCGTCGGCAGCGACGCCTCATCCTATTGATCTACTTGGTGACCTATCGACTAGCTGCTTCCCGGTGCGCTGGAGGCGATTTGATCGGCGGAAGCGGCAGTTGCTCCAGCTCGTTCTTCTTCGTCTCCGATTCATTGTTGAGGTTCGTAGTCGATCCCATTTTTGTGTTGGTAAGATTTGGATTCCGTTCCGATTTGTTTTGGGTTTAGGGTTTTTTTTGGGTTGTGTTTGTCAA belongs to Miscanthus floridulus cultivar M001 chromosome 4, ASM1932011v1, whole genome shotgun sequence and includes:
- the LOC136548960 gene encoding uncharacterized protein, whose protein sequence is MPGQGIDAILGMNWLWVYEVVLDMKRRSVELRLPSSEERMSLIVPLNQVLLIAAHAEASPGLTSIPVVCEFSDVFPEDLPRLPPDREVEFSIELEPGTACISICPYRMALRELAEMKKQLEELMDKVKNKYPLPRIDTLFDQLAGAKVFSKIDL